The Humulus lupulus chromosome 4, drHumLupu1.1, whole genome shotgun sequence genome has a window encoding:
- the LOC133829918 gene encoding uncharacterized protein LOC133829918 yields the protein MVMRETMWKKKKKNFGGEFPDYGAIFMSNRATLHECLRSKLFGLPNSYSHFVKQVRSGMILFLFEYEERRLHGVFQACSDGEMNIVTYAYKKASGRLFPAQVRFIRIWDCYPLGESEFRDAIEDNYYETYKFNFGLSQYQVNRLLWLFNSKKMVVGTSKILSCRRKREPDYEFEDGEVETERSPFRKTLSSGTSVVICNESESSPLDYTANVCGSSLSQSQVSELSCNSGGCRAASNDIGSGSETIISEKESESLEESSKDVGTDDLGDFIPLSSPDNSECVVDCVSNDQTEFASSLKQFFPLALLNTEDLGKKNIDVEFAAPRLDGLPLDALPCPSPRTGDCPSNEGTRNLLDVKPLYSDAQEKRSSVFSRLNFSSKDIGEDKNASGDEDSEYNLLPKGEEKNITRGNDRVQDIMDSLVQRHNSWNKFKPKNVFLKQEVVDSGVRKNVFSRLSSE from the exons ATGGTGATGAGAGAAACgatgtggaagaagaagaagaagaattttGGGGGTGAGTTTCCTGATTACGGAGCAATCTTCATGTCTAATCGCGCCACTTTGCATGAGTGTCTACGATCCAAGCTATTTGGACTCCCTAATTCTTATTCCCATTTCGTCAAGCAAGTTCGCTCCGGAATGATTCTCTTCCTTTTCGAGTATGAGGAGAGAAGACTCCATGGCGTCTTTCAGGCCTGTTCTGATGGTGAGATGAATATTGTTACTTATGCATATAAGAAAGCATCTGGAAGGCTCTTTCCGGCTCAG GTTCGGTTTATCAGAATTTGGGACTGTTATCCACTTGGTGAATCTGAGTTTCGTGATGCCATTGAGGATAATTACTATGAAACTTACAAATTCAACTTTGGTTTGTCTCAATATCAG GTCAACAGGCTTCTATGGTTGTTTAATTCTAAAAAAATGGTTGTGGGCACTTCTAAAATTTTATCATGCAGAAGAAAAAGGGAGCCGGATTATGAATTTGAAGATGGAGAAGTGGAGACTGAAAGGTCCCCATTCCGTAAGACATTATCTTCTGGGACATCCGTTGTAATCTGCAATGAATCAGAAAGCAGTCCATTGGATTATACTGCCAATGTTTGTGGTTCCAGCTTGTCCCAATCCCAGGTGTCTGAACTTAGTTGCAACTCTGGTGGTTGTAGAGCTGCCAGTAATGATATTGGTTCAGGAAGTGAAACCATTATATCTGAGAAGGAATCAGAAAGTTTAGAAGAGTCTTCGAAAGATGTTGGTACTGACGATCTTGGAGATTTTATACCATTGTCATCCCCAGACAATTCTGAGTGTGTGGTGGACTGTGTCTCGAATGACCAGACAGAGTTTGCGTCTTCTCTTAAACAGTTTTTCCCTCTGGCTCTTTTGAACACTGAAGATTTGGGGAAGAAGAATATAGATGTTGAATTCGCTGCTCCAAGGCTAGATGGATTGCCATTAGATGCTTTGCCTTGTCCTTCCCCAAGGACAGGTGATTGCCCGTCGAATGAGGGGACTCGTAATTTGCTGGATGTTAAACCTTTGTATTCTGATGCTCAAGAAAAAAGATCTAGTGTGTTTTCTCGTTTGAACTTTAGTTCAAAGGATATTGGAGAAGATAAGAACGCAAGTGGAGATGAGGATAGTGAATATAATCTATTACCTAAaggagaagaaaaaaatataacaagAGGAAATGACAGAGTACAAGACATCATGGACTCATTGGTGCAGAGGCACAACTCATGGAATAAATTCAAGCCCAAAAATGTTTTCCTTAAACAAGAAGTTGTGGATTCTGGAGTGAGGAAGAATGTCTTTTCAAGATTGTCTTCGGAATGA